ATGCCTCCAAATGTAGAACCTCTGTTTGATAATAGAACATGACTGTTGAGATATTCGGAATTGCTGCATTTGATATGAAAAACCATGCCATAGGACtggagagaaaagaagatacCAATTAGCCTCTTCAATAACAGGAGTAAACAGCcgaaaaaattgaaataattCCATGGTTAGTTACCGCAAAATGGCTGGCTGCTTAAAAGCTGTGCATAAACTGAAGAAGGCTGACTTCAGAGATAAGTAGGGCCTTGAACTGATTGACTTATTGTGGTTCTCGTGGGCGTCATATCGTTTGGCAAATGATctccttttgttcttcttaTGAGCACCCTTTCGTCTCCTAGTACCCTCGTATTTAAATGATTCACCAGAGCCTTTTCCAGCAAAAGCAGTATCAATACTTTGATCATCAGCACGATCATGTACGATATTATCTACCATGTTCTCGAATTCTTTCGGAGATTCCTCAACGAAAATACATGAAACTAGTTGGAACAACGGAAGAGCTGagaaaataatatatataaCGTTGATCGGGAGATTAGATAATGCATATCCTCCCAGTAAGCTCCCAAATATCCCCCCAACAGCCATTGATGACCAAGATAATGACTGGAGGTCACCAGCAAATTCTGGCCTGAAATAGAATTATTCAGATTTTAAGGCATTCCATTGGAATACTTGCTAAATGGTGAGATAAGATGCACCAAATTACTCACCCTGCTGATCGAACTGCCTCTGCAACCATTGCATCTATAACAACATCTGCCATGGCAGATCCTAAGTTCTGTACAATCAGCAGTAGCGTAAGAAAATTGCTAGAGCTCCTCAAAGGTTCTGAAAGCCCAATGATAAGCCACGGAAGGAGAGAAAGACAACTAGAAATTATCAAATAAGGTACACGCTTCCTCTGCCTAATTGGAATACAATCTGACAAAATCCTACAAGCGATATATGGGTAAGTACAATTTATTGAGCGAACAGAAATACATAGTAGTCTTGTAATGCATGTACCAAAGCATATATTGATGGTTTACAGTCGTTAGCAACCACTGCCAAAAGGCAGTTCAACTCTGCGGGCAAGAAATACTCTGACAATCATTAATCATGGACACTAACTAGAAAAAATAATTGGGATTTTGATATTAAACAGAGCTATGTACTAGAACCACTGAATATCTTAAAGCCCAGCCCCACATTCAAAACCGATGCATGGATATACATGCATAAGCAACAAAGCAACTGACACAACACATGTAGAAAGTACTTTCTGTGATGTGTTCCCTTTTGCATTTGCTTGTTACTATCGTCATGTCATGTGCTCATGTCTCCAAATGAACCGTAATTGTTAATCCATTTTCTCCTAAAATTATTTGAGATGAAAGTTATAATAGTCTAGGTTCAGATCGTAAGTGCTAAGTTTTAATCACGGTAATCTGTAAGAAATCAGCGAATATAAAATTATGTAGCTCATATTGAACAATATGCTCTTTATAACATAAACACAGCACATACCGTATACCAACTTCAATCACAACAAACAGAAAATGGTGTAACAAAATGAGCGGAACATTGGAACTCAATAATAAACGACAATGTTCAAATAATTAACTCTTATATTAATTAAACTGTTTATTTGCAAAAATACAAGGCCTAAGGATAAGAATGAGTACTTTGCATCAATCAAGGTTAATTCATGCATAAGTTTCACCATGCAGTAAAGCAACAAAACGTAACATTACCCATATATAGGTTTGATGCTCCAAGGGAAATATGCAACAGAGACCAAAAACTGTGATGTTGAGGGTGACAACTTCATCATGTCCTTCATTTGATATGAGACAGCTGTCCAGACAAAAGATCTGAAACCCTAAAATTTTgaacaatatatatatttcaacATTCAAATGTACAGATTTGTCAAGCTTCGAACAAAAGACAAAAAGAATAGCATTAGCTACACCTAAGATTTTTATTTGAGACAATGAATTTGCAACTGATTGACCATGCTAATGTTTGAGAACGCATGCAGATGCAACAAGGGCTAACAATATGAATAAAAATGGTCCCCTGCCACCTACGTGACACCTTAAAGTATTTGACATACCACCAATGCTAACTATCTTGTGCAATTATCACATCGAGTAATTTTAAGGCATCAGAATCCAAAAAACCAGTACATGTAGTATGACACTTACAAGGAGGTAGGTGGGGTCTTGGGGAACTGGTTTATCCTTTATAGCCGAATTTCCTTGGCACACTAAAATGTCTCTATACGGACAGTGACCAATTTGGCAGCATATACACTACGCATCAATCTCAAGCTACTCCGGGGCATTTGCAACAAGGTAAGTCGGCGAAGTATGCACACAACTTTACTCTACCAGAAGCACACCTATTTCGATCCAGGACAAAATTATCTCACTGCCCTCTCCCGCACTTCACTTTCCCCACGAAAAGGGGAAATTCAAAATAGAGAATCCAGGTAATCCCAGTTTCTCCCCGTGTTCCATGCGCCAAGTAAACGAAACCGCGAAATGATCCTAGACGCGAGCATGCAGAGGACAGATCTAGCTAACCGACTTCGCGTGTTCGAAAATGGAACGGTCACGAGGAGTCGAGGACCGTTGAGTTTCgcggggagaagaagagaccTGGACGAAGTAGATCAAGCAGACGAGCCACAGGAACGGCGCCCCGAACGCCGCGGACATCCGCCCCGCCCACCACGACgaagccgccgctgccgccgccatggtccACAAGCGAAACGGTTTTTCCCCTCTCCTCGTCGTCAACGGAACTCCTCGACGAGATCTAGGGTTCGGGTGGATCGGCGGGGAGAGGCGCGAAGCGGAGCAACTGGGGGGGCTCCGGGCTCGGGCAGGACGCGGGGAGAGATGCCGGAATGCGCTGCCGTATGCCCGTATTACACATGCACGGAAGAGGAGGACTGGAGGATGGATAGATGGATGATCCCCTGCAGCAGACGGAGATGGCGCGCGGCACGACGGGTTCGTGCGCGCTGACCGGGACGTCACCCGCTGACGTGGACGTATCTCTAGCTCGTCATCTTGGACGGTTCGATTGGAGTAAACGGATTAGACGACCAATTAagctttgccacgtaggaaaAGCCAGCAAATTTGCTCGGGCTAACAGCAGAACCGGTCGGAATGTTTTGGAAACTGCTAGGCCGCGAGCTACCGACCGAACGGGCGTTACGGGCCAGCCAAATCTACCCGCTTCGtttattcttcttctcctcctcctccttctccttctcatcttcattcaTCCCCGTAGttctttcccttttctttaatttttttagctcggcgatcttttttttggattttataaacttttgttttaattttcaaCTCAACGAGTTGTGTCCAGCTACTCCGTTACTTACACTCCTGTTTGCACCACTGATCGGTGGATATCTACATTGAGCTACCCAAGTGCATAGGACCACGAATTCTTGTCTTCGATATATTTAAGGCATGTATGGTGTGTGACAccttcaaatttgaacaaaaaatGTGTATAAGTTGTGCGCCCTCTGATATTTTTATAAGTCTATCCTTGCCATCAATGCTTCAACCCACCTTGTAGCCTTGCCCAGGCCATCCCTTCAAGCTAGTGGCTGTGGGTGAAACCTGTCCAACTGTCGTTCATGATGTGTAAGTCGGTCACCTCCATCCTTCCACTCTCCACATGAAAAAGGAAACCTTTGAGATAGACTCCCTGATACCGTTGTTGTTCACCACGCTTGTGGATCTCACTCGGTCGTGCCCGCACACACTCCACCCTTTTGACCTAGATCGACCGTTCAACCTAAAAACGCATGCACACACGTAGGGTTTCATCCCATCACTAGCGCGCCCAACCGAAGCATATCTCCCTAAAATTCTCGGGCATGGAGCGGGGATCAAACCATTGAAATGCATGTCCATGGCGATTCGATGCATCAGTAGCTCGGAAGCGGAGGGTGCGCGAGGGGTGAACGCGGTATGCTGGCATGGCTAGTCCAGCCTGCGAACAACACGTGATGTGAACAACATGTGCTGGCGATATCAAATCTTGTTCCAAGTCTTCCTGCTCATCGTCGATACGCCCATGACCTCTAAGTCTGCAGCCACCACTGTTGCTAATGCGGTAGGATTTGGTTGTCGAGCAGGTTGTGCGGTGCTAGGCTAACGAAACTGGAGATCTTGTTCATGTCCACCCATAGCCTATTGACGAGGATGGTACATCGGAACAACATTTGATCTGATCATTTTTTGCTTGTAGCAATGTTAGTTGGGCTCAAAATTATGTGTTGTTGACaacacaacaacaagaaaGTACTGGTTAACCTCCATACTCCTCTTGATCTGATTTTTATTCGACTCTGCGTTATGTTAATAATTCTTGAAAATCTTCAACAAAGTTGATACGTTATgttaattatttttgaaaattttccaATAGGTTTTGCCCTACAAATGAGATTAGACTAATCCATGAAAAACTTCCACATGGCCTGATAGTAATGGCCTAGCGGGCTGTCAACTATGGCAAGGAAAACCTGAGTGGTGATTTCTGAGATTTGGATAAAGCATCAAAGAGAGGACGAAGAGCGAGACATGAGCGCAGGTTACGCAACAATGCTGGCATGGCATAGAGAGAAGGGAATACTAATTTATTTATGTCAAAAGGCAATAGTAATAATTTATGATGGGTATAAACGTTTTAGGGTTAATTTCTCCATTCATTGAACCCTAGTTTGGGACTGGCCAGGCTCGAACCCGCAGCTTCCGCCTTGACAGGGCGGTGCTCTGACCAATTGAGCTACAATCACCGCGGGGTGTATGGCATACCTATCCTTAAATAGAAGAATAAGAAGATTCGATTGTACTCTAAGAAATAGACGAAACATATACTACATACCCACATATTATATGTGGATATTGCGAGAGTGACATAACTAATATGTCGTGTTTTTTTATCACTAAAAATGAACGGTAATCCACCTTTCAATAATAAAAACTCTTTTGTTTGTAAGAAAGGAATGAGAGAGATATGGATTCATTTTATGTTTTTGTATCACTTAGAGATATTTATCTGATATTACTGTTCATGTTAGAGAATGTATAGAAGTTTGCCGCTCCCGTTTGTTTGTTGTCCCATAGCAAATGCACCGATTCATAACTAGTTTCGTTTCTATGAAGCAGTCAAATCACATATCCCATTCCATTCTCTCATCAAAATCCCGTGTTCTCGAAAACAAGGAGAATGGAACGATGAAGACGACGCAGGTCACCGTCCCTTCCCCTCGATCTCTTCTGGACTTCTGCTTCTGCAGAGAACATTTTCACGTGCATAAATGCACGTCAGAAATTTCTGGCAGGGAGCAGCAGGCAGCACTGCGCAGCAATATTTCTGGCAGCAAATGCTGCAgaactttattttttattttttgaaaaaatcgGCCCGGCCGGATCAGGAAACAAGCGTCAGGCCGGCCTGCGACGAGAGCAGATGGAATCAGACCAAGCTTTCGGCTCACGCATCGTTCAATATTTGGCGTTAGTTTAAGCGCGGCGGTTTTCACTTTGGTGGTGTGTTCTTCTTCTACGAGCCACTTGCAAACTTCTCAATCTATGCCCTTCTGATCGAATTCAGATTTCTGCATCTCAGGCAAGAGATTGGGCTGTGCTGTTTGGGGGCGCTAAGCTCATGCCCGTTTGGAACACGAGGATTAATTTGGCAGAACAGAAACTTGCAGGAAATGGATCGAATCCTCTGAATTCAGCTCTAGCAAACCGTCCGGCTAGAACTGCCCCTGGCCAGAAGCAAAACTCCTAATTCCCTGCTGGCACAACCGCACAGGTAAACCAAAGGGACCCCAAACCAAAAGCATAATCGGCAAGAGAAAGACACAGGAATCCCCGCCTTATttcaggaggaggaagaacatttcaagaacagaacagaggagaagaagagaggagcagagcagagcagcatTACTTATACAAGTATCAAGAATTTACAAATCAGCAGCAGTCCATCAGCAGCAATCATCATCGGCATCACAATACCCTCCTCGAATCCCAGACCCCATTCGCAGTAATAATCCATTAATCAATCGCCCTTATTTTCCCGAGCCCAACCGCCCAAGCAATCATGTCATCAATCGTCTCCTTCAGAGGTTCAGTTCAGACCCTCACCTCTCCATCTCGGCTTCGTCGCCTGCAGCAGACGCCTCGGGCGCCTgagacggcggctgcggcgaggATAGCtgggccgccgcgaacgcGTCGGCGAGCGCGCGCATGGTTTTGACCTGCATCTCCAGCGCGGCCATGTAGTCGGCCGTCTCCTCGAGCAGGTCCGGCGCCTGCAGCTTCCGGCAGCCCGGGACGAGCCGGCCCAGCACGCGGAGCCGGTCCTTGACCTTCCTCTCCTTCAGCACGGGCGGCTCGccggcggacgcggcggccgcggccttGGACGCCTCCAACGCGGCGCGCGCCTGCGGCCTGCGGTGGCGCCGGATCTTCCCGCCCGCCTTGAcgagcacgcggcggcggcaggacgccgcgccggccagcagGATGGCGCGGCTCCAGCGCGACTGCCCGCGCGCGGTGAGCGCCAGCGCCGAGTCGGCCGCGGCCTTCACGGCGCGCGGCTGAGGCTGGGTCTGCGGCAACCGCGTGGCCCGCAGCGCGTCCAGCAGGCGCCGGCCGTAGATCCTCTCCTGCGTGCCGCTCCGCCACTTGGTCTGCGctggccccgccgccgccgcggcaccgGCCGGCTTCCCCCGCCTCTTCGCCCCTCCCATCCtgacccccgccgccgccgccgccgaggacgacgacgacgaggaagacgaagaccCGCCTATAGAGATCATGCCCACCTCGCTTACAGAAAAACCAGCACGATGGCGTGAGGGATTGGGGGCGGCTTAAAGGTTGGGTGGGAGAAAGAAgatggtggtggaggtggggaggaagaaagaaaaggagcaGACGacgaaagaaaagaaagagattaGCTTTCCGTCGCCGGGTTGGGCGTACTTATTTTGCTGGTGCGCGCGGGTGGTGATTAGGGAGTGGATTAGACATTGGAGTAGTGCGGTGAGGTGAGGTGGTGCGGGCGGGTGTTGGCTGctcgttcgttcgttcgtcGCCGCgcttttgtttggtttggtgtGGAATTTGGCGCTGTAGCGTGGCTGGCTCGCTCGCTCGGTAGGCGTCGTTATTGAGTGCgcgccttttctttttgcgagtTTTTAAGCTTTGATTTATGTGAGTTTTCGGCCCTTTTCTGCGAATGTGCATGCCATTGTACTCCTACGAAGTATTTGTGTTTGGCGAAATTGCAGTTACGCCCTTGACTTTGGTGGAAATTCAGAGGCGACACCTTTATTTTCACAATGTTGCACCGGTTATACTCGTTAGactaagtactccctctaaACCATAAAACAAGACACACATGAATTTTGAGatttaactttgaccaataatcATACCAAAGATATCGTAGAATTCGTATTTGAAACAAAATTTCTAATTATATTGGTTTTATAACACATGATCCACATATTATTATGACATCAAAGTCGATCTAACCTCGAAATATGTGTGGTTGTCTTGTATTATGGAAAGGAGATAGTACTATCAAGTTGCCTTCAGAAAATGCAAGAAGATGAAAAGGGATCATTGTACAAGTGTACATAAGGATAAGGTCGACGAGTTTGACAATGGTCAAATAACCGAGAATAATAGCATTTGCTTTACCAAATCTGAAAGGTGCATTACCATGCATTGAAAAAACAACTAATATGGACAATGGTATGTGTATTAAGTAAACTTGCAAAATAAATTTTAATAATATGTGGAGAGATTGAGTTCAATGCAGAAAAATATTGTGTATAAAAACTTAGTTTCTTGTTTTATATATCATACATGTTAATTCTTACCTAAATTTGCAAGCTCACAACTCATCGCAAATctatttttccttgtttttcaAAATCGCACACTTACTTTGTTTCAAGATCTTACACCTCAGCGGTTGTTGGGTATTTAGAAAATTTAATCGAAATATATCACGGCGGTGTTATTTATATTCATTGCCGAAAGAGCGCAGACAATACGAAAAGTGCTTTTAGAGGTTGGGCTCTATGGatcccaatttttttgaaaatatcGATACAAGTGTAAAAAGAAATCTAGAAAAAAGTTCTATATGTATGTACGCCTTTTATTTTTAGGCTACACAAAAATGACAAGGTGGATTTATAGTACTAGATAGTGCAAATCATAAGTTTTGGGCTCACGAATCTATCAGGAATCTATCCGTCTTTTTGTACATGCGTAGTACATTTGTGCGTACATGTAATTTTAGGTCGACGAATCCATTCTTTTCGTAGCTGACATGATGGTACATTGTTCTTCATGAAAATTTATACATACATAATACATTTGTGTGtacatgtaaaattttgttcataattattttttgagaTTTCTAAATATTGTTTTGTTTGGAAATCTTTGGCTCTATGGAGAGATCAAGGTCACAAGATCCGCACCTTGCATGCATTAACAAGATCTTTCTTATTTCTAGGAATAAAAAGAATTGGACAAGAAAAATCTCGTTCattgcctagctagctagcttggtcTCATTTCCCATAAATGGAGCTGGGGAAGTATCCCTTATTctctattaaaaaaaaatctagttcAAGTTCTAACACAAGCATTGAGTTATCTGAAAGTAACCGCATACAACCCCGAGTTTAGAAAACTACACAAcactgcaaaaagaaaactccACGGTTGTATAACTCTTTAGCATGTAGGAGTATCTTCTTCGTAGTTGTTTACACCTAGCCCTAGAAGTAAGGTAAAACCAAGCTTACCCACAGCTACCATTCCTAAATTCAGATGGGCACATACCCAAATTGATTACCCatctcatttttttctcaattaGAGGTGAGTGGAACAgaatatttttatttgtttatgctgttAGTGGGGTGCGACGGAGGCATGTGAACTGGGTGGGGGCCTACTCACCGGGTATGGGCAGGGCTCATGTGTGTATAAGAGTATTATTCATTTGATTCCCTCCTCCCAGAAGTTTTCGCGTCTGCCGCTTCTATCCTGTGCTTTGCACTTTTTAATACCACTACTAAAAACACTAGTTTAGTTTATCAGCCGTTGCGAGATTGCTTTCTTGCTAATTTTGTGTGGCTTCCATGTGCACCCTCCCTTCTTGAGAATGAGCTAATTGTTTCCAAGCTTTTCTAGACTGGACCCATGACCATATTGGTTGTCATGTCCTcctttctgctgctgctggtttaTGATAAAAATGGTCCTACTAAT
The Brachypodium distachyon strain Bd21 chromosome 2, Brachypodium_distachyon_v3.0, whole genome shotgun sequence genome window above contains:
- the LOC100840910 gene encoding probable folate-biopterin transporter 4, translating into MAAAAAASSWWAGRMSAAFGAPFLWLVCLIYFVQGFRSFVWTAVSYQMKDMMKLSPSTSQFLVSVAYFPWSIKPIYGILSDCIPIRQRKRVPYLIISSCLSLLPWLIIGLSEPLRSSSNFLTLLLIVQNLGSAMADVVIDAMVAEAVRSAGPEFAGDLQSLSWSSMAVGGIFGSLLGGYALSNLPINVIYIIFSALPLFQLVSCIFVEESPKEFENMVDNIVHDRADDQSIDTAFAGKGSGESFKYEGTRRRKGAHKKNKRRSFAKRYDAHENHNKSISSRPYLSLKSAFFSLCTAFKQPAILRPMAWFFISNAAIPNISTVMFYYQTEVLHLEASFLGTARVIGWFSLMLGTYIYNRYLKHKKLRNILMFAHVGLAIITVLDILLVSQLHIQYGIADKYMVLWGSALADAINQFKMMPFLILSGQLCPPGIEGTLFALFMSINNLSNTLGSFLGAALTSALNISSVQFDNLALGLGVQLIGTLLPIGFLFLIPREVTGLAP
- the LOC100826119 gene encoding transcription factor bHLH150, which codes for MISIGGSSSSSSSSSSAAAAAGVRMGGAKRRGKPAGAAAAAGPAQTKWRSGTQERIYGRRLLDALRATRLPQTQPQPRAVKAAADSALALTARGQSRWSRAILLAGAASCRRRVLVKAGGKIRRHRRPQARAALEASKAAAAASAGEPPVLKERKVKDRLRVLGRLVPGCRKLQAPDLLEETADYMAALEMQVKTMRALADAFAAAQLSSPQPPSQAPEASAAGDEAEMER